Proteins encoded by one window of Moorella humiferrea:
- the cobT gene encoding nicotinate-nucleotide--dimethylbenzimidazole phosphoribosyltransferase — MQLLNQTLAAIKPLNGEAMARAQAHLDDLTKPPGSLGTLEAIARQLAGIKGEVPRQLNRKTHILMAGDHGVVAEGVSAFPQEVTPQMVLNFARGGAAINVLARHAGAELVLVDIGVAVELPDLPGLLKRKVAPGTANLARGPAMTREQAIAALETGIEVADEQIAAGGELLGIGEMGIGNTTPSTAIVAAFSGLPVEKITGRGTGVDDKRLQLKINAIRRGLEVNRPDPTDPLDVLAKVGGLEIAGMAGVILAGAAKRVPVIIDGFISGAAALVAVKLAPEARGYILASHLSEEPGHAAVLELLGLKPMLTMAMRLGEGTGAALGMTLVEAAIKIYHEMATFSQAGVSGALDS; from the coding sequence ATGCAATTATTAAACCAAACCCTGGCCGCCATCAAACCCCTAAACGGGGAGGCAATGGCCCGTGCCCAGGCCCACCTCGACGACCTCACTAAACCCCCCGGAAGCCTTGGCACCCTGGAAGCCATTGCCCGTCAACTAGCCGGTATAAAAGGGGAAGTTCCGCGGCAACTGAACCGCAAGACCCATATCCTTATGGCCGGCGATCATGGTGTGGTGGCGGAAGGTGTAAGCGCCTTTCCCCAGGAAGTTACGCCCCAGATGGTATTAAATTTTGCCAGGGGCGGGGCAGCAATCAACGTTCTAGCCCGCCATGCCGGGGCGGAGCTGGTCCTGGTGGATATAGGTGTCGCGGTGGAACTTCCGGACCTTCCCGGATTGCTTAAAAGAAAGGTCGCTCCTGGGACTGCCAATCTGGCAAGGGGCCCGGCCATGACCAGAGAGCAGGCCATCGCTGCCCTGGAAACAGGTATCGAAGTCGCCGACGAGCAAATTGCCGCCGGTGGCGAACTTTTGGGCATTGGAGAAATGGGCATTGGCAACACCACCCCCAGCACGGCCATTGTTGCCGCCTTCAGCGGTCTGCCGGTGGAAAAGATAACCGGGCGGGGGACGGGGGTGGATGATAAGCGCCTGCAGCTGAAAATCAATGCCATTCGCCGGGGGCTGGAAGTAAATCGCCCCGATCCTACCGACCCGCTGGATGTTCTGGCCAAGGTTGGCGGCCTGGAAATAGCCGGTATGGCCGGGGTGATACTGGCCGGAGCCGCCAAACGAGTGCCGGTAATTATCGACGGCTTCATCTCCGGGGCTGCCGCCCTGGTAGCCGTCAAACTTGCTCCGGAGGCAAGGGGATACATCCTGGCGTCCCATCTTTCAGAAGAGCCCGGCCATGCCGCTGTCCTGGAACTTTTAGGCCTCAAACCCATGTTGACCATGGCGATGCGCCTTGGTGAGGGTACCGGGGCCGCCCTGGGCATGACTTTAGTCGAAGCGGCCATTAAAATCTATCATGAAATGGCTACCTTCAGCCAGGCCGGGGTTTCGGGGGCGCTGGATAGTTGA
- the cobS gene encoding adenosylcobinamide-GDP ribazoletransferase produces the protein MKGLNAFLVALKFLTRLPIRGGDNTVEAWQQSVAYFPLVGLVLGLILAVAWQVLSLLVPSLPRAGLVLALAVFLSGGLHLDGFIDSMDGLFSGKDRERILTIMKDTHVGAHGVTAVVTLLVLKFSLLAALPSERLRLGDLGLPPSLILMPVLGRWAMVVALTSFPYARKEGLGSLFQAGRGRYSLFFATLAAVLLAWFIMGPAGLIYLFLTALVSLGWCSWLRRLLGGLTGDTYGALAEIVEVFFLTVYYLRPW, from the coding sequence TTGAAGGGTTTAAATGCCTTTCTGGTGGCCTTGAAATTTTTAACCCGGCTACCCATCAGGGGCGGCGACAATACTGTAGAAGCCTGGCAGCAAAGCGTAGCTTACTTTCCCCTGGTGGGGCTGGTTTTAGGTCTTATCCTGGCCGTTGCCTGGCAGGTATTGAGCTTACTGGTCCCCTCCCTTCCCCGGGCCGGACTGGTCCTGGCCCTGGCAGTTTTTTTAAGCGGCGGTCTGCACCTGGACGGTTTTATCGACAGCATGGATGGGCTTTTTTCCGGGAAGGATCGTGAACGCATTTTAACTATCATGAAGGATACCCATGTGGGTGCCCACGGCGTTACAGCTGTCGTCACTTTGCTGGTTTTGAAATTTAGCCTGTTAGCTGCTTTACCGTCTGAACGTCTCCGGCTGGGCGATCTGGGGCTGCCGCCGTCGCTCATATTGATGCCCGTCCTGGGTCGCTGGGCCATGGTCGTGGCATTGACCTCTTTTCCTTACGCCCGGAAGGAAGGGTTGGGTTCCCTTTTTCAGGCCGGCCGGGGACGTTATAGCCTTTTTTTCGCCACCCTGGCAGCCGTCCTGCTGGCGTGGTTTATCATGGGCCCTGCGGGCTTAATTTATCTCTTCCTTACGGCCCTGGTGTCCTTGGGATGGTGTAGCTGGCTCCGGCGGCTCCTGGGGGGGTTGACGGGCGATACCTACGGTGCTTTGGCCGAAATTGTTGAGGTATTTTTCCTGACAGTTTATTATTTACGCCCCTGGTAG
- a CDS encoding GHMP kinase, translating to MRGVARAHGACGELVQGIVDGRYFLITCPIDINAEVTVTLIPGGRFEAPPGKSKALAAARLTMERLGEKRWGAGLSIYNPLPPGKGLASSTADVAAAAAATAKALGAELSLEDIKDIALAVEPSDGTFMPGVVLFDHLQGRFWEYLGEPPPLDLLIIDLGGTVDTVLFNRRRDLLKLNLNKEENVRRAVKLVREGLAYGREDLLCEGATISALANQEILYKPELETLIEIATTMGALGVNIAHSGTVIGIFYRSHEVDCKGLEVKIRSVFPHVNFLRAKMTGGGVEARRASCFGGTRFLWNRHRVGPFTAVTGRGR from the coding sequence ATGCGGGGTGTGGCCCGGGCCCATGGTGCCTGCGGCGAATTAGTCCAGGGAATAGTCGACGGAAGGTATTTTTTGATTACCTGCCCCATAGACATCAACGCCGAAGTAACCGTTACTTTAATTCCCGGAGGACGCTTCGAGGCCCCTCCGGGAAAGAGCAAGGCTTTGGCGGCAGCCCGTTTGACCATGGAACGGCTGGGAGAAAAACGCTGGGGCGCAGGCCTGTCAATTTACAACCCCCTGCCGCCGGGTAAGGGTTTGGCCAGCAGTACCGCCGACGTGGCGGCGGCGGCAGCGGCTACGGCCAAAGCATTGGGAGCGGAGCTTTCCCTGGAAGACATTAAAGACATAGCTCTGGCCGTTGAACCGAGCGATGGCACCTTTATGCCGGGTGTCGTCCTGTTCGACCATCTACAGGGTCGTTTCTGGGAATATTTGGGAGAGCCTCCTCCTCTGGACTTATTGATTATCGATCTGGGAGGTACGGTCGACACCGTCCTTTTTAACCGACGCCGGGATTTATTAAAATTAAACCTTAACAAAGAAGAAAATGTACGCCGGGCGGTGAAGCTGGTGCGGGAAGGCCTGGCCTATGGCAGGGAAGATTTGCTCTGCGAAGGAGCTACCATTAGCGCCCTGGCCAACCAGGAGATACTCTATAAACCTGAACTGGAAACGCTGATTGAAATAGCGACAACCATGGGAGCATTGGGAGTTAATATAGCACATAGCGGCACAGTAATCGGCATCTTTTACCGGTCCCACGAGGTAGATTGTAAGGGGCTGGAGGTAAAGATTCGTTCGGTTTTTCCCCATGTAAATTTTCTGCGGGCGAAGATGACCGGCGGGGGAGTGGAGGCTAGACGTGCATCATGTTTTGGTGGCACAAGGTTTTTATGGAACAGGCATCGGGTAGGTCCTTTCACGGCGGTGACTGGCAGGGGGCGGTAG
- the cobD gene encoding threonine-phosphate decarboxylase CobD — protein MEQASGRSFHGGDWQGAVDKYGWQPDEILDFSSNINPLGPPSRVIAALQENLKAVRRYPDPQCRQLKQALAKYLQVNPAALIAANGASELIYLIVQALRPRRVLVAEPTFGEYQRSAAMVGAEVVTLELEPASAFVLDIDSWRKKLPGVDLAFLCNPNNPTGKLLETGILHAIVESCRQQGVFLVLDESFLDFCHNWRELSLVATAAAQEGILILRSLTKIFALPGLRLGCGVAHPKLVAGLEGRRDPWSVNILAQIAGVVALADTGYLTKTQELIRREKEYLYYGLAELAGFRPFHPEVNFILTDISASGLTASELAHHLARERILIRDCSSFPGLGPTYFRTAVLDRAANHKLLQALKKIVEEN, from the coding sequence ATGGAACAGGCATCGGGTAGGTCCTTTCACGGCGGTGACTGGCAGGGGGCGGTAGATAAATACGGATGGCAGCCGGATGAGATTCTGGATTTCAGCTCCAACATCAACCCCCTGGGACCGCCGTCCCGGGTAATTGCAGCCCTGCAGGAGAACCTGAAGGCCGTTCGGCGTTATCCCGATCCCCAGTGCCGGCAGTTAAAGCAGGCTCTGGCTAAATATTTACAGGTTAATCCGGCCGCCCTTATTGCCGCCAACGGGGCGAGTGAATTGATTTATCTTATTGTGCAGGCTTTGAGACCGCGGCGTGTCCTGGTTGCCGAGCCCACCTTCGGCGAATATCAGCGGTCCGCGGCAATGGTCGGAGCCGAGGTGGTCACCTTAGAACTCGAACCCGCGTCGGCTTTTGTTTTAGATATTGACAGCTGGCGGAAAAAGCTACCGGGGGTTGATCTTGCTTTTTTATGTAACCCCAACAATCCTACCGGAAAGCTCCTGGAAACTGGGATTTTGCATGCCATCGTGGAATCCTGCCGACAACAAGGTGTTTTTCTTGTTTTAGACGAATCTTTTCTCGATTTTTGCCATAACTGGAGGGAGTTATCTTTAGTGGCCACGGCGGCGGCGCAGGAAGGAATTTTAATCCTTCGTTCCCTTACCAAAATTTTTGCCCTTCCCGGGCTGCGTCTGGGATGCGGCGTGGCCCATCCAAAGCTGGTGGCCGGGTTGGAAGGACGGCGGGATCCCTGGAGCGTGAATATTCTGGCCCAGATAGCCGGCGTCGTGGCCCTGGCGGATACAGGGTATCTTACCAAAACCCAGGAATTAATCAGGCGGGAAAAAGAATATCTCTATTATGGGTTGGCGGAACTGGCAGGATTCCGGCCGTTCCATCCCGAAGTAAATTTTATCCTTACGGATATTTCCGCCAGCGGCCTTACTGCTTCCGAGCTGGCGCATCATTTGGCCCGGGAACGTATTTTAATCCGTGACTGTTCTTCATTCCCCGGACTGGGGCCGACCTATTTTCGTACGGCCGTCCTCGATCGGGCGGCCAACCATAAGTTACTTCAGGCGTTAAAGAAGATAGTGGAGGAGAATTGA
- the cobC gene encoding alpha-ribazole phosphatase has translation MQGTRVYLVRHGETEWNNSGRYQGHSDVALSSQGRRQAELLRERLRHISFDAVYSSDLLRARETAAIIAAVHGLNVKTDEAFREINFGAWEGLTYQEIVAAFPHEWESWRRDPANVVIPGGESFRQVKERVWRAFRMMVEREKGHNLLLVAHGGSLRALICAVLGMDLTAVWRFRLDNTGVSIVDCYNGDFILALLNDSHHLETLGGPNESGIL, from the coding sequence TTGCAAGGAACAAGGGTTTACTTAGTGCGCCATGGAGAAACGGAATGGAACAACTCGGGACGTTATCAGGGGCACTCGGACGTAGCTTTGAGTTCTCAGGGTAGGCGGCAGGCGGAACTGTTACGAGAGCGTCTGCGTCATATATCATTTGATGCCGTTTATAGCAGCGACCTCCTCCGGGCACGGGAAACGGCCGCCATTATCGCCGCCGTCCATGGACTTAACGTTAAAACGGACGAGGCATTCCGGGAAATCAATTTTGGAGCATGGGAAGGTTTGACCTATCAGGAAATAGTGGCGGCTTTTCCTCACGAATGGGAAAGCTGGCGACGGGACCCTGCCAACGTAGTGATACCCGGGGGCGAAAGCTTCCGTCAGGTTAAGGAGCGGGTGTGGCGGGCCTTCCGAATGATGGTAGAAAGAGAGAAGGGACACAATCTTCTCCTTGTAGCCCATGGCGGTAGTTTAAGGGCCCTTATCTGTGCCGTTTTGGGGATGGATTTAACTGCTGTATGGCGTTTCCGCCTGGACAATACCGGGGTTAGTATCGTCGATTGTTATAATGGCGATTTTATCCTGGCTTTACTTAACGATAGCCACCATCTCGAGACTTTGGGCGGTCCAAACGAAAGCGGTATATTGTAA
- the guaB gene encoding IMP dehydrogenase gives MTTDKIVGEGLTFDDVLLIPGESEVLPREVDISSNFTRNIRLNTPLVSAAMDTVTEARMAISMAREGGIGVIHKNMSIERQAKEVDRVKRSEHGVITDPISLTPDHKVRDALALMEHYHISGVPITVKGKLVGIITNRDIRFEENYERPIAEVMTKDNLVTAPVGTTLNEAMAILRRHKIEKLPLVDEEYNLKGLITIKDIEKTKKHPLASKDEKGRLRVAAAVGVGADTMARVEALVGAGVDAIVVDTAHGQARSVLETVRRIKAAFPDIELVAGNVATAEGARALCEAGVDAVKVGVGPGSICTTRVIAGIGVPQITAIIECARAAAPFGVPVIADGGIKYSGDVTKALAAGASTVMIGGLLAGTEESPGEIEIFQGRSFKSYRGMGSLAAMKEGSKDRYFQEEADKLVPEGIEGRVPYKGPVAETIFQLVGGLRAGMGYCGARNIPELQKKGRFIRITPAGLRESHPHDVMITKEAPNYRI, from the coding sequence TTGACTACCGATAAGATTGTAGGTGAAGGGTTGACCTTTGATGACGTTTTGCTGATACCGGGGGAATCCGAAGTCCTGCCGCGGGAAGTGGATATCAGCTCTAATTTTACCCGCAATATCCGTCTCAATACCCCCCTGGTGAGTGCGGCCATGGATACGGTGACTGAAGCCAGGATGGCCATCAGTATGGCCCGGGAGGGCGGTATAGGAGTTATCCATAAAAATATGTCCATCGAACGTCAGGCTAAAGAAGTAGATCGGGTTAAACGTTCAGAACATGGGGTTATTACCGACCCCATATCCCTTACCCCCGATCACAAAGTAAGGGACGCCCTGGCTTTAATGGAGCATTATCATATATCTGGGGTGCCCATAACCGTAAAAGGGAAACTGGTGGGCATCATAACTAACAGAGATATACGTTTTGAAGAAAACTATGAGCGACCCATTGCGGAAGTCATGACTAAAGACAACCTTGTAACCGCTCCGGTGGGTACTACCTTGAATGAGGCCATGGCCATACTCCGCCGCCATAAAATCGAAAAGCTTCCTCTGGTAGATGAAGAATACAACCTTAAAGGTTTAATTACCATCAAGGACATCGAAAAGACGAAAAAGCATCCCCTGGCCTCCAAAGACGAAAAGGGACGCCTGCGGGTTGCGGCGGCGGTAGGAGTGGGCGCCGATACCATGGCCAGGGTAGAAGCCCTGGTGGGAGCAGGAGTAGATGCCATCGTTGTCGATACCGCCCACGGACAGGCCCGCAGTGTTCTGGAAACTGTACGCCGGATTAAGGCCGCTTTTCCGGATATAGAGCTGGTGGCAGGCAACGTGGCCACGGCCGAAGGAGCCAGGGCCCTGTGTGAGGCAGGAGTGGATGCCGTCAAAGTAGGCGTAGGTCCGGGATCCATCTGTACCACCCGTGTTATTGCCGGTATAGGCGTACCTCAAATTACAGCCATTATCGAATGCGCGCGGGCGGCAGCGCCCTTTGGCGTACCCGTTATTGCTGACGGCGGAATTAAATATTCCGGCGATGTCACCAAAGCCCTGGCTGCCGGAGCCAGCACCGTTATGATCGGCGGCTTGCTGGCAGGAACTGAAGAAAGCCCTGGAGAAATAGAAATCTTCCAGGGACGCAGCTTTAAAAGTTACCGGGGTATGGGATCCCTGGCGGCAATGAAAGAAGGCAGTAAGGACCGCTATTTCCAAGAAGAGGCAGACAAGCTGGTGCCGGAGGGTATTGAGGGTCGCGTGCCCTATAAAGGGCCTGTAGCCGAAACTATTTTCCAGCTCGTTGGAGGTCTTAGGGCCGGTATGGGTTACTGCGGCGCCAGAAATATTCCCGAGCTCCAGAAAAAAGGACGGTTTATCCGCATTACCCCTGCAGGTCTGCGGGAGAGTCATCCCCACGATGTAATGATTACAAAGGAAGCACCTAATTACCGGATATAG
- a CDS encoding DUF362 domain-containing protein: protein MASEVFWADMRTKKGKNLVNKVAGLWRKAGFKRAIADQDLVAVKIHFGEKGNLAYINPVFARQIVELVKASKGMPFLTDSNTLYVGSRSNAVEHLQTAIENGFAYAVVGAPVIIADGLKGKDYYEVPIEGKHFRQVKISSAIYHADSMVVMSHFKGHELTAFGGTIKNLGMGCGSPGGKQMMHSDVLPEVQEEKCVGCGLCRRWCPAEAITVNEKASIDAGLCIGCGECTVTCPERAIKASFKSDPVVLQEKIVEFALGAVKDKKDKCVYFNFLTHVAPECDCNSWNDAAIIPDVGILASWDPVALDQASLDLANAQPALPGTRLDGRDNVKDKFQAISGYDGTHLLRYAEEVGLGTREYKLIKI, encoded by the coding sequence ATGGCGTCAGAAGTTTTTTGGGCTGATATGCGCACGAAAAAAGGGAAAAACCTGGTGAATAAAGTAGCCGGTTTGTGGCGGAAGGCCGGTTTTAAAAGGGCTATTGCCGACCAAGATTTGGTGGCCGTTAAAATTCATTTCGGCGAGAAAGGTAACCTTGCCTACATCAACCCGGTTTTTGCCCGTCAGATCGTAGAGTTGGTGAAAGCAAGCAAGGGCATGCCCTTCCTTACCGATTCCAACACCCTTTACGTCGGTTCCCGCTCCAACGCCGTCGAACATTTACAGACGGCCATTGAAAACGGTTTTGCCTATGCCGTGGTCGGCGCACCTGTAATCATTGCCGACGGCTTAAAGGGCAAGGATTATTACGAAGTCCCCATCGAAGGCAAACATTTCCGGCAGGTTAAAATTAGTAGCGCCATTTATCACGCCGATAGTATGGTGGTGATGAGTCATTTTAAGGGCCATGAATTAACGGCATTCGGTGGAACTATTAAAAACCTCGGCATGGGATGCGGCAGTCCCGGCGGCAAGCAAATGATGCACAGTGACGTTCTGCCCGAGGTGCAGGAGGAAAAGTGCGTCGGCTGCGGTTTATGTCGGCGCTGGTGTCCGGCAGAAGCCATCACCGTAAACGAAAAAGCCAGCATTGATGCCGGATTGTGTATAGGATGCGGTGAATGTACTGTAACCTGCCCGGAAAGGGCAATTAAGGCCAGCTTCAAAAGCGATCCTGTCGTGTTGCAGGAAAAAATCGTTGAATTTGCCCTGGGGGCCGTCAAAGACAAAAAGGATAAATGTGTTTATTTTAACTTTTTGACCCATGTTGCCCCCGAGTGCGACTGTAACTCGTGGAACGACGCCGCCATTATTCCCGACGTCGGCATCCTGGCTTCCTGGGACCCTGTGGCCTTAGATCAGGCCAGCCTGGACCTGGCCAACGCTCAGCCCGCTTTGCCGGGAACGCGCCTGGACGGAAGGGATAACGTAAAGGACAAATTCCAGGCTATCAGCGGTTATGACGGGACGCATCTTCTGCGGTACGCCGAGGAAGTAGGCCTAGGAACAAGGGAATATAAGCTCATTAAGATTTAA
- a CDS encoding PPC domain-containing DNA-binding protein, which produces MANLYVKKLEGRPGRHLAYRLSYGCDLLEALQGIVEEEDIRFGSINFLGSVSKAKVGYFVVEEKRFITIEIDQLLEILSGLGNVSLKDGKPFVHAHVTFLDREGKVHGGHLLPGTIVYAGEVFIEEIELPAPPERVYDPVTGLNLWK; this is translated from the coding sequence ATGGCGAATTTATATGTTAAGAAGCTGGAAGGGAGACCGGGTCGGCATCTGGCCTATCGCCTTTCTTATGGCTGTGATTTACTGGAAGCCCTGCAGGGTATAGTGGAAGAAGAAGATATTCGTTTCGGCTCCATCAACTTTTTGGGCAGCGTTTCCAAGGCAAAGGTAGGGTATTTTGTGGTAGAAGAGAAGCGTTTTATAACAATAGAGATTGACCAGCTGCTGGAGATTTTAAGCGGCCTGGGCAATGTTTCCTTAAAAGACGGTAAACCCTTTGTGCATGCCCACGTAACTTTTCTCGATCGTGAAGGCAAGGTGCACGGAGGCCACCTTTTGCCGGGTACCATTGTATATGCGGGAGAAGTCTTTATAGAAGAAATCGAGCTGCCGGCGCCGCCGGAGCGTGTTTACGACCCGGTTACAGGGTTAAACTTATGGAAATGA
- a CDS encoding bifunctional nuclease family protein codes for MLIPVKVKQIVLDQSLSPVVLLSDQEETQILPIWVGPFEAQAIALALQGILTPRPLTHDLMRSLCENLGVEVSKVLVQDIRDGTYYAELYLRQGEKEIVVDARPSDAIALALRTNAPLYITEKVAAYTLNIEDLVSAEQAEELQQLLEENKPEDDKKHLH; via the coding sequence GTGCTCATACCGGTAAAGGTAAAACAAATAGTCCTGGATCAATCCTTGAGCCCGGTAGTGCTGTTGAGCGATCAAGAGGAAACCCAGATTCTTCCCATCTGGGTCGGTCCCTTTGAAGCCCAGGCCATAGCCCTGGCCCTCCAGGGTATCCTTACGCCGCGTCCCCTCACCCACGATCTGATGCGTTCCCTCTGTGAAAACTTGGGGGTGGAGGTCAGCAAGGTCCTGGTCCAGGATATACGCGACGGTACTTATTATGCCGAGCTTTACCTCCGGCAGGGGGAGAAAGAAATAGTAGTAGATGCGCGTCCGAGTGATGCCATTGCCCTGGCTTTAAGGACTAACGCCCCCCTTTATATAACGGAAAAGGTCGCTGCCTACACTTTGAATATCGAGGATTTAGTTAGCGCCGAGCAGGCTGAAGAGCTGCAGCAATTGCTAGAAGAGAACAAACCAGAAGATGATAAAAAACACCTGCATTAA
- the miaB gene encoding tRNA (N6-isopentenyl adenosine(37)-C2)-methylthiotransferase MiaB, with product MNQRDSEMMADLLQAAGYEPVDDEAEAGLIILDTCCVREKAENKVYGKLGQIEKFKSANPDLVIAVAGCMVQQPGAAERIRQQAPYVDLLLGTHNLAELPRLIEEVRKMRRPVVAVQGGEGPVVENLPRRRARGAQAFVTITYGCNNFCTYCIVPYVRGRERSRRPEDILKEIEDLVDQGVIEVTLLGQNVNSYGRDLENKVTFADLLTMVNAVAGLKRIRYVTSHPRDFTTELVETISRLEKVCEHVHLPVQAGSNRILELMHRGYTREQYLELVTNLRRHIPGIGLTTDLIVGFPGETEEDFQETLDLVAKVEFDNAFTFMFSPRKGTVAAGLPGQLPQEVKKERLKRLMELQNKISLAKNEALVGEVVEVLVEGPSKTDPSKLSGRTRTNKLVIFPGDAELTGRLVNVRLTKAQTWLLKGEISRA from the coding sequence ATGAATCAACGGGACAGCGAAATGATGGCCGATCTCCTTCAGGCGGCGGGATATGAACCGGTGGACGATGAGGCGGAAGCCGGGTTGATTATCCTTGATACCTGCTGTGTACGGGAAAAGGCTGAAAATAAAGTGTATGGCAAGCTCGGCCAGATAGAAAAGTTTAAAAGCGCCAACCCGGATCTGGTGATTGCCGTTGCCGGTTGTATGGTACAGCAGCCGGGAGCGGCGGAGAGGATCCGCCAGCAGGCTCCTTACGTCGACCTGCTCCTGGGGACCCACAATTTGGCGGAACTGCCCCGTCTGATCGAGGAAGTCAGGAAGATGCGGCGGCCCGTGGTTGCCGTTCAGGGAGGGGAGGGTCCTGTAGTTGAAAACCTTCCCCGGCGACGGGCCCGGGGTGCCCAGGCGTTTGTTACCATTACTTATGGCTGCAATAATTTTTGCACTTACTGCATCGTTCCTTACGTCCGCGGCCGGGAGAGAAGCCGGCGACCGGAAGACATTTTGAAAGAAATCGAGGATTTGGTCGACCAGGGAGTTATTGAGGTAACCCTACTGGGCCAGAATGTTAATTCCTACGGCCGGGATCTGGAAAATAAAGTTACCTTTGCCGACCTGTTAACTATGGTCAACGCCGTTGCGGGTTTAAAACGTATCCGCTACGTAACTTCCCATCCCCGCGATTTTACTACCGAACTGGTGGAAACCATCAGCCGCCTGGAAAAAGTATGCGAACATGTACATTTGCCCGTTCAAGCCGGCAGTAACCGCATTTTGGAACTTATGCACCGCGGTTATACGCGGGAGCAATACCTGGAGCTGGTGACTAATTTACGCCGCCACATTCCCGGAATCGGCCTGACTACAGATCTGATCGTCGGTTTTCCGGGAGAAACAGAGGAAGACTTCCAGGAAACCCTTGATTTAGTTGCCAAAGTGGAGTTTGATAATGCTTTTACCTTTATGTTTTCTCCCCGGAAGGGAACTGTTGCCGCCGGCCTTCCGGGACAGTTGCCCCAGGAAGTAAAAAAGGAACGGCTTAAAAGGTTAATGGAGCTTCAAAATAAAATTAGCCTAGCGAAAAACGAGGCCCTGGTTGGAGAGGTAGTCGAGGTGCTGGTGGAAGGCCCGAGCAAGACCGATCCTTCCAAGTTAAGCGGGCGCACCCGTACAAACAAGTTAGTCATCTTTCCGGGTGACGCGGAGTTAACCGGCCGCCTGGTAAATGTGCGGCTTACCAAAGCCCAAACCTGGCTGTTAAAAGGGGAAATAAGCCGTGCCTAA